The genomic window ACGAACAACTTGACCTGAAAGTTGTTTGCTGTGCCAACTAGGTATAACTGTGGATCTGACTCATTAACTCATTAACAGGTTGCTCGGTGGCTGAGGTCTAGCCTAACAAAGAGCTACACCCATTATCCTGCACAGAAATGGTCACTAAGTAGCTACATTTCACTGAGCAAGCAGCAGACAATCAGCCTTGGATGATGGTTCGGGAGCCAGGGTTTTTTCAAAAGATTCTTATCGAAAAAGTATCTTGAGCATCAGGACAGCTTTGAGTCCTTTGAGTGACCCATTGCCCAGGTTAGGTGTTGTGTTTGGTTTGTTCAATTCTGCAGCATATCGGGGTAAAAGCTCCGGTTCAAGAAATAGATTCTATTTATATCATATGGTGACTGGCTTGTATGCTGCAGCAAATAGGAAGAAGGAGCTGGCTAGCTGGCTTCTGGGCAGTTATGTAATACTTTGAATGCTGCCAATCTAGTCCATGAACAAAAGGCCATTCCTTTACAAGAGTAACGCTGCCATGGAACAACACAATTTGGGGAGGACACAACTGCAGGTGTACCACAATGGAAAGATATATGTCAGAGATTATTAGGCTGCAGCATGTTGCTCCTGATGACTCACCCATTGTAAGCTTGTTAAGGGTAgggattattttccctttttctttgttcttccatCATTTGGAATAATGTTTGTTACCCGTGGTAAATGTTAAGAAAACACTTGTAAGTATTGAAATATTGGAGTACATGTTAAATGGGTTGGAAGGAGGAAAAGCTTAGAGGCAGAAAAGCTATGTTCCAAGTTGATGCAGCAATCCAGGAGTCCAACTCTGAGAACCCAGACTACTACATGTTGTTAGTGGCGATGGGGAAGGACTAGATCTTAGATGAAATTTTTCAGAAGAATCCATGTGACTGATTGGGTAGAGGAGAAGCAGATCGAAGAATCAGAGATGGCTTCTTAGGTGGATGCCTAGGTAAAGGATACAGCAGTCAAATAAATGACAGGGCAATTAGTGGATACGGAAGAAATGAGTCAGAGTACAAACTGGAAATACTGCTTTGGGCAGCACTAACGTGATCAAGTGAAAATGGACAGATGAACTTTGTGTTGTACAATTCGAATTCACGGGAAAACAAGGGACACTTTTCAGATCTTTAGGAcagagaggaaattaaagctccGATGTCTTTCAAAGAGCGTTCCAAACGAGTTTCGTACTTAGAATAATGAAGAGCCAAGGGGTGCGCCTTGGGGAATATGACAAATGAGAACAGTAATGACAACCAGCAGCACCACCAAGAGTTCTGTGGCAAGTTAAGATTGACAAAGCCCCTTCCTCACAACCTGGAGCCACAGCAAGCACTATGACTCTCCTTggacagctaaagaaactgaggttcagagagtgtAAGTGATTTGTGAAGGGTGACAAAGCATACTGGGATCAGGATTTGAAACAAAACCTCCTCACTCCAGCTTTGGAATGCTCCCTCTATTCTATCCTGCAATCTCAGGGGAACCCGCTAGAACATAGCACCATGAGAGTATTTTGAGAAGGATATTAGAGGCCTCTGGGAACCTTGAGGAATTCATCTCCAtgactgaggtgaggttttgtggTCAACTCACTCCTAAGCTTGGTCAGCCCAAggtgaactgaggcccagaactaAATCTTAAGGAATCAAGAGAATAATGGTGCtagaagcagaaacaggaaagatCCAGCAAGAGATTTCTATGCACACACCCACCCTTCCTTCCCTGTTCCTCTCTATCTAGGCCTGAACACAGTGCTGGGGCTGAGGGGTAGAGTGAATGAGCTGTTTCCTTCCCAATAGGGACCTTAGAAGGCTGGAGATGTTGATGTACTGTAGACTTACAGTTTTTGGTGGAGTCCAAGGTCAGATAATTGTcatctggagagagaaagaaagaaagaatcacgTTGTGAGGAAAGttttcaccagcctcacttctcctccagagccgtctgaatccagtgaccagatattcatcaggatgactggagatgacccaggatgaggtcattggggttaagtgacttgaccaaggtcacacagctagtgagtgtcaagtgtctgacgtgagatttgaagtcagctcGTCCTGATTGCTGCACTGTTTCTCTCcgcactgcaccacccagctgccccagctTGTGCTCTTCTGAAAGGGAAGAAGATCCATGTCAGGGATTGGTTGTACTTCAGGCAGCAGAGAAATTGCCTCCCCTCCAAAGAGCTCATTGACAGATTAGTCGCTAGCTGTGTACTGGCTTAATACATCTCAGAGAACCCACACCTTTCCAAGAAGAAGCATGAAAGGAGTCTGGGTCAGGTTGTAGCTTCCCTAGAACCtggcaaaggaagagaaagaaatctgaCCCTCGAAAGTGAGAGAGTGTGAATTGGAACACATGCACCAATCCCTTGAAATAAGGAACGAAATTACAGAGCTTCATTTGCAGACCTGGGCTACTAGCCATGggaagatgaatgaatggatacaCGGATGCATggctagatgaatgaatgaatgaatgggtgaatgaaaaagcatttaacaacGACTTACTAAGTGCAAAGCTCTGTACTCACCATCGAGAAAAAGACTTCTCTCATCCAGCATGTAGGACCCCAGTTTCGTCATATTGCAGGTGTGATTTCTCAGCTCCCAATAAAGTTGTTCTTTCTGCAGGATGGGGCTGTCTGCATCTCTCCAACATGCACAAGTGACACCAACTCCAGTTCCTGTTGCTTCTTTCCAAGGCCTgggaaaggagacaaaaatgGGCATCAGAAGCCCAAAATGGGACTGATAAGTCTGATAAGAATTTTGCAAGTAGGAACAGCACCCCTGAGAAGGCTGAGGTAAACCCTGAAGTAGAAGAGACTGAAAAGGGAGACTTTTGTGGGGAACTGCCAATTTTCCAAGTCTGATTCACCTCCCTGAGATGATGTGGCAAGGAGACGTGGATCGATTCAATGAGGAACTGGAAAATCGACCTGGACCCACAACACAGCGGGTTGGAGAAATCTCCTTTCTGAAGGGCACCAACTGGGTACCGTGATTCATGAGGCCAGTGACTCCCAGGGATCTCACCTGAGCGAGGTTAGTCTGCAGCCGCAATAAACAGAAGCAATGCTGGTTTTGGCCATCAAGCACCTGAGCTGGAAGTGAAAGGAGACAGTCGGATTTCAAGATCAAGCCTCTATACCAAAGGACGAGGAAAGCAGCTGGGCCAAGCGGAACGGAAGGAGTCATGTCTCACCAGGAACTTGAGGACACTCTCTGTGCCATAGAATTGACTTGAGCCCACCTGGCCCATTTCACATGTATAGATCAAGTTGGTGATGGTGAACTTGAGGGTGAAGAACTCAAATCTGCAGTCCAGAGCTacaagaaagagagtgagagatgtCTGAAATGCTCAATGTGCGTCATTCAGCACAGTCAGGGACACCCCATTGCAATGTACTTGGGAGGAAAAGTCAGTAACCTGGCCCTATTCACCGCATCCCTGAGGCAACCTGTAACCCTCCAAACTTGGTTCAGCCTCTCCCATCTGTCAGCATCATGATGAAGCAAGGTTACTATGAAGGAGGATTGAAATGCCCACGTGTGGGCTTGGGAACTATTCATCCCAGTGATGTAGTATCTGTAAAGTGCCTTgtgaaagcactatatacatgatagatgatgataatgatgactgTCTCTGGAGGCTACATACATAAGCCATTACATCTCTATCTTCAGAAGCAGCAGAATGGTTCTCCATGGTTCTACCACCGAGCTTTGCTTCTTTGATACTTCAATGTATTTGCAAACtcatattttgttgtgttttttcttttccacacTTCTAACAACTGCCAAATACTGAATATGTGGAGGCATGTTTTCTAAGAAAATCATCATGAAAACAATCACCCTCATCTTTAAGGACACTGACCTGAAAATGTCCTATTCTTTCGTGCAAGGAAAACTCAGCAacctgaataaatgaatgaatccttTAGGAAACCTTGAGCCATAAAACTATTCTTCTGCTCACACAAGGCAACAGAATAATATTGTATTTGGAGAAAGGAGACATGGGTTCCCATCCTGCCTGTCCCCCTTGCTATCTACATGGCTCTGGGCTTCAGTGTCCTGAACTCAAAATGATGGCAGAACTCagactagactagatgacctggaATTCTCCTGCCAGGACAGCCTAAGATCCTAAAATCCCCTCTCTCTCAGTCTCCTAGCCAAATGAAAGCAAAAGCTTCCAGAGAAGGGATCAAAGGTGGAAGCAGACCTTACCTGTGCAAACTGAACTTGGATTTGGCCTCCTGGATGTTACTGGAACTGAAGAGAAATATCATGAATGAACACTGTGGACCCAATGTCCATGTGacaaggaggggaagggactgtGACAAACAAGGAAAAGAGACTTCATTTGGATAGGGTACTGAGTCAAGCGGTGAAGACTGCTTCCTGAGAAGGAGGGGGACATTATGCCTTCCTCTCACTAGTACACTCGTGGTCCATTCTTGCCTTCCTAATATGCTGGGAGAACAGGGTCGGTAAGGACAAGGGGTGTTCTCTCTTTGATACTAGGATAAGAATACTCACAACAGCTTACGCAGGAGAACAGGGACACCCTATAGTTGTAACctacagagtgagagagagagagacagagaaaacagcCATGTTTGGAAGGACCAAGAGATTTTGAGAAAGTGTGAAAGAGCAACATGAGAGAGCATCTGAAAGCAAAGCAATTGAAAACATATGGGTCATCAGCTAAGAGGAAGCATTTCAGAAAGTAGTTCCCAGGTCAGAAGTCCCTTTGCCCATCTAGGGTCCTGTGGGGCCTTGGCTACCCCTCAGACTCTGAGCGCATCAGAGGAAAGTACTTTCAGTAAGTAGGTGCCCTCCAGGCAAAGCTGGATCCTCCAAGGAACGGAAGATTGCTTTGACAGGTGAGTGCTTAAGAGGAGTGGGGCCAAGCATGGAGGTTAAAGAACTATATGTCCTGGACAGAATTACTGCTCACCATTGATGTACAGGCTTTTCCTGTCGAGGGTGTAGGGACCCAGTCTTGTAATTTTGCATGTCTGACTGCGAAAATCATGGTACATCCTCCTTTCGTCCAGGACTGGAATGGTGGGGACATTCCAATAGGCACAAAGTAGATGCACGCCAGTGCCTTTCTTCACAGACCTGTTGAAGGACACATTGGTAAGGACTGTCAAATATCTGGCTTCTCATGGGCATGCCAAAGTTAGGTGCAGTGAGAAGGGACCATCAATGCGCCGCAAATTATTTCAGGTTTATTTTAGAATAATTCTTGATTGTAAAAGAAGTGTTTGGTAGAACTATCACTTTATTGATTTAAGGGGTTGAGGGTAGGGAAAGGCATAGACCTTTCTTGAGTAAGGCCTGTCAGCACCTTCCCTGCAACATATACTCAGATGGTTGCCTGGGGAAATTtgatgatttgcccaggctcacacaatcACCTGGTGTCAAGAGAggggacttgagcccaggtcttcttgactcttgggGCCTACTCGCTACCCACTAAAACAGGCAACCTCTGGAATATAATGGATATAATGGAATCAAGATGAGCAGCACTAGCACTCCAGACACAACTTCTGCAAGACTCTGATATTGTTATAATCTTCCTGTTCACTCCTCTGTGGACCATCTTTCAACACTCACATATTTTGTAAGTAACTTCTTAATTATCCAAGCTAGTTGGTTAGCTCCTTGTGCATCCACTTCCAGCTCTTTGAACAATTGCCATTTTGCTGCCTCTGTGGAACTGTTTCACCTTCTGGGTCTTCAGAAGTTCATTTGTGGGAGattcttattcttcctcatctactACAGTGCTGAGAACTGGATGGCACACAGAACTTTGTAGTTCAGAGGGAATACCATTCCCTCACAGGTGTGAACATAATTGGACTCTTGTAATCGTTGAGCGGGAGAGGCAACATGTGACCAAGAGGTAGAGGGGCTGTGgctgagacagagaaaggaaatggaaagacagagtaaaagatggggaggggaggaagaggggaaatatagaaagaagagTGAAAGAACAGGAGGCAGAatgtgagaggaagggaagagagtaagagaggaaagtggaggaggagagggaaatgagagaaagagaaagagtgaatgagaggaggaggaggagaagaggaggaggaaggaaaagaaggagagaaggggagaaggagtgagagaaagagttagaaaaagagaaggagccTAGGAAAATGAAAGGGCAGAGAATGGGGAAGTGAGGTAGCaaaagggacagggagagggggaaagggaaatggggagaagtgaaagggagagaaagggagtgacagacagagagacagacagaacaagaaaaagtaGGGAGATAGCGTCTGTAGCCATGTGCAGACGTTAATAAGTTGAGGTGGGGGGAAAAGGCGACACAGCAATGAGAGGCAAATAAGGGAAGTGAAAGAAGAGATTCTGTTAGAGAAGGGAAATCTCAAGGTAGGTCACTGAGTTCCTGTACAGACCTCAGAACAGAGAATTCTAACCAAAAGTTGCAAGGATTGAACGTGCCTTCCTAAAGGTCTACTCTTTTTTTATCTGCCTATACAGTATAAAGAGTTATGGAGCTCTGATTAATTCTGCTACCTAACTCTTTTGTCTACCTTGATTTTGTTCCAAATATAAATAGGCCAGGCACTAGGGGAAATACAGAAAACTCCAATGAAAGCAGAGTCAAATCCCTGAATGTGAGGAAATTCCTGAATGGAGTGGGATATTAGCTATTACAAGTCATTGGAATTAAAGGCAATTTTCTTATACAAAGTGCATAAAATAGCAGAGAAAAGGACCATGTGAAAATGAGGCCCATTATATTATCCCTAAGCTAAAACTGAGCTAACTCTTATTGCAAGGCATAACTGACGAAATCTCTAGCCCCttatgggagaaatggaaggcagGGGCATAGTAGAGACAGGTGAGACCTGGGGGACACAGCTTGAGCATATGTAGCTCCACTGCTTCCAGGAGGTAGGACACAGCAGCTACTTTCCACACTAACGCTTATCCCTTCTTCCACCAGGATGACTTGTCGAATTTCACCAGACAGGACCATTCCTAATCTTCATATGAATTCTTGGAACTCCTTTCTAAAACATAATATAATAGGAAGATGGGCCAAGGAACCTAGTCCTTATGAGCATGTGCAAGCTGCTTGGCTGATGTTCTATAGAACAGTTTTATTTGCTATCCATGTGAAGAATCTGATCGTTTCTCCTACTTTTACTATGAATGGGTGATCTGTGCTCCAAAAATATTCTGCAGTTTCACAACTGAAATATCAGAGAACAGGTATTCCCCTTTCTCCACAAATTTGAGTGTCATTTAGTTATTTCTGCCATTTTCATTACCTTGACTCGATCCTTCCATATGGTTTAAATTACATCTCTTCTGACTGTTACCATCCATGGATACTTTTCTGACTGACTACGTACAACTTGAAAATTGTATGCCCATAGACTTTAGCCATTTGTCTcgtgtgtttgtgcgtgtgtgtgttttagtgtgtgtgtgtgtgtgtgtgtgtgtgtgtgtttgtgtgtgtgtgtgtgtgcgcatgtacGTGTGCATTGCTCTGGGTAAAATTCACTTTTGATATGTGCTAAACTGGCCTTTAGGTGAACTAAGGGGAAGTCATTCTTTCCACCTCTGTGTCCTGGTGGTATCTCAAAACCCAATATAACCAAGATGGAACTTGGTATCTCTTCCATTTCCACTGCCCCCTCCATAAGCCTGTCCCTCTTCCAGACTTCCGTAATTTTGTGAAAGCCACCACCATCTTACCAATCACCAGGTTtcaaatctctgtctctgttacaATTTCTTCCCTCTACCTCAGCTCCCATAACCAGTTTATTGGCTCCTTGATTTCCTTTAGTATCTTTCACATTTGTTCACACAAAGGCCCATATCAACAACCCTGACCTGGAAGCTTCCAATAACCTCCCACTTCCTCTCTTTGCTTGCAGTGCCTCCTACCCTCCCAATTCATCACCAACTCCTCCTctcttctatccatccatctttcccATGCCTGCCAGAATGATCTCCCTAAGACACATCTCTCACTATGTCACTCTCTTACAACCCAAATGtctagtggctccttattgcctctaatGTGAATTAAAAACTCCTCCACCTGACCTTTAAAATCCTTCTCGATTTGCCTTCTTCAGTCCTGTGTTCCAGAGCGATGTACATACTGCTCACTTGGCACTTGCAGAAGACTGGCCTACCAGCTGTACCTTGAACTCAGATGTTGCATGGTGCTTTTGCATAagatgtctcccatgcctggattgCACTCCCTCTTCAAGATGCTCTTGGACTCCTTAGTCTCCCCTTCAAGGAACGCAGCTATGATACCACCAATAGAAAACCTTCCCTGAATCCTCTCAGTTGTcagtgtcctctctctcctcaactcACCATGTATTTAGGTCACACATTGTATCCCCTCAGCGCCACCACAATGccaactccttgaggtcagggcctGTTTTGTCTTGAGAATAGCTACCTAGCGCTGCTGCTGGGAAGCAACCCAAAGCTTCTTGAAGCAAATCGTGGTGGGACAGCCTCTGGTACTGGCAGTAGTCTTCCTGGTGTTGTCCAAAAAGTGACCATAGACCCAACAAAAAGGAAGAACTGCACCAGGCATCATCTGTTTCCCTGACAACCTGGGCCCATCTCCCTCAGTGTCCTTACCTTAGTGACTTCAGCTTGCAACCAGAGAAATGGAAGGCAATGCAGCTCTTTTCAAATATTGCTCCGACCTGAAAAGCAAGACAGAGATTGAGGGAGCCCCTGGACATATGGGGCTGCAGGTCCAGAGAGGAGGAAGGCAGGACAGGAAGGGAAGATTCTCACCAGACTCTGTAGGATGTTCTCAGTGGCGCTGAACTGCCTGGAGCCTGACTGTTCCATGTCTGCCTTGCAGAGGAGATTGGTAATCGTAAAATCGAGTGTGAAACACTCCATAAGGCGAGTGTCTgttttggggagaagagaaattgAGTCTTGGATACATAGGATCaaaggattacagatttagacttggaatGGACCTTCTAATCCCTGCATCTTGCAGGTGACGAacttgaggcccagggaggattCACTGTAGTGGCCACGTTCCCATACACAGTgacagaggtgagacttgaaactAGGTATTCACGACTTGTAGACAAACGCCCTATTCAATGGAACATGTTGCCATCCATCAACTCCAAAAAGGATACCCAAGTGAAGTTCATCTATACTTTACTGGAAAGAAAACTGGCCATCTTGACTCCAATTATGCATCTGTGATAGGACCTCCCTAACCCCTCCCTCCACTACCACCTTCTTCTGCAACTCCCACCTCCTCTGCTTACAGTCAGTTTCCCAAAGAAACGCTTCACTTCACACTATATAGGACACAGAGCACAGACACATGGAATTAGTATGGgaggaactgaggaagagagatggaaaagaatcTCGCTGTCAATGCAGATGGGAAATGATGGGGGGAAAATTAAGGATGAAAACCACCCTGGTCAACCTATATGAATGTCAGGAGAAGATAATGTTTTAGTGTGGTATGTGGCAAAAGGGACAGTGCGAGGCTAGGTCCTTAACTATCCCATGGAAATTGAGGACTAAACTACTGAGAGACCACAGGTCATCACTGGGCCAccactttcccttctccttcaagAGTATAGAGGAAAATAGGATGGGGAAGAGGATCAACAGTTTACTTTGCCAAGTCATGGGTCCATAGAGAAATTACAACACTGAATACTCACTGCTTCTTGCTGCATTGGAAGGCTATTAATTCtgacagaggggag from Notamacropus eugenii isolate mMacEug1 chromosome 1, mMacEug1.pri_v2, whole genome shotgun sequence includes these protein-coding regions:
- the LOC140521241 gene encoding mucin-16-like isoform X2 — its product is MECFTLDFTITNLLCKADMEQSGSRQFSATENILQSLVGAIFEKSCIAFHFSGCKLKSLRSVKKGTGVHLLCAYWNVPTIPVLDERRMYHDFRSQTCKITRLGPYTLDRKSLYINGYNYRVSLFSCVSCFPVTSRRPNPSSVCTGKVCFHL
- the LOC140521241 gene encoding mucin-16-like isoform X1, whose translation is MECFTLDFTITNLLCKADMEQSGSRQFSATENILQSLVGAIFEKSCIAFHFSGCKLKSLRSVKKGTGVHLLCAYWNVPTIPVLDERRMYHDFRSQTCKITRLGPYTLDRKSLYINGYNYRVSLFSCVSCCEYSYPSIKERTPLVLTDPVLPAY